In Numida meleagris isolate 19003 breed g44 Domestic line chromosome 3, NumMel1.0, whole genome shotgun sequence, the following are encoded in one genomic region:
- the TARBP1 gene encoding probable methyltransferase TARBP1, with amino-acid sequence MEVVLADTLLARGGDPGALLRAVCAPLSADRAEALRLLLQRLAAGGERGEAEGEALRRAAWEVALERCRPLLRLGEGAAGGAERLRLGRAARGALRHCVQLCGAPLAARLARDALAELADGGPGAEAAVEALAAAAPRLEEPALVARCAAVALALVREEGEGEAAAALVAGRLLPALGGNGLALGRVWDGLLGGGPAPRAGRALLALSALADALLPRGPGAALDARLCPRFWRLVQEGLTERDGLCRKRARYLLKRAVDLSGGQASCLRCPPDGPDESSLFWWSAEENDKLLQFWETYILIVETLEGNQIHVIKPVLPKLNSLYELAISGKEDCWLFHPSWHMCIYKRMFESENKTLTKEGVLHFLELYETKHLPNSLGFSEFVIGPLMDALSESSLYSRTPSQLMGACPPLGMRLQKFLATYVMLLPEEEKGSFLLKFIQKMTNRHWCAVPILFLSMALAYIPACRVLGTDGLHALRDVLQCTMITHQILLRGAAQCYLLQTAMHLTDVEKVSLPEVASFLLSLRPEESLRRDTMLWMELCSWLQENDRCFGKSVCSDFEHQEISSLCLYVRSLVGEYLKTPASERENCFMPDWFEAKLVATMILLAADVEQMRNKSSGKSNIKWIELEAFLNPLLDVLMKLGSNAYIPTLKTDKSLQLLLKLLQTRSLKCSNTQDDEVLLFIWKSLITPVESVLEFILRRLTTNELSTVGDLDRCDLYLALIPEIVNLCLQLSSKKLATVKKFISSLTNASIQNFRETNSAEELKLKEQIKKVTSIASLTVACEIVDRKPEAHLEDLPSVDALKRFIAFSQFNEVLKKPSYIEEKSGLCEEASSQGWGKIVARYVRDQWICLHFVLSKLPVLAQEYEEGTSELSLSTIERSREILESALEALTILPSDQVLPVFDCMKVLVPKLLNSLESLCIEAFDLAWKIISSLSNTQLIFWSNLKAFVRFIFDNEVLAVAASAKGQAYAKIKEIILKLIDMSTTKTGVFNIVLSHCCQSWILPTFDNRSAARNAFLNAGNYCELITEGCVFGTVFRRDQRLIQDVHAFIENLGEKCAANVVTESTNRDDHYVRICAIKFLCLLDGSNTLHKSFMENIVIKLLEKDELVSRSRTRYYANSLQHRIKNRAWQMLLVLFPKLDQNFLCGILDKVFQAGFGNNQASVKYFIEWIIILSLHKYPQFLNKFWDCFCYDEEKLKTSICTFLSVLSHFDTILQNTSEKKPVLKKALLVVLQWCFNHNFSVRLYALVALKKIWGMCRMLHVGECEALTPVIESSLQQVENMHSTGNARRNWQRIQEHFFFATFHPLEDYNLETIFYTLPRLSEVAEDEWISLCKFERFTDIPLPPAFQWYRSRTELLDLKPSDWSQQDTGSSSADADGQTEWTDVQKKIIPWKNSTPSLDLEMVLQDRAAKLGKSNSRLIVVASLIDKPTNLGGLCRTSEIFGASALVVGSLHYVQDKQFQHLSVSAEQWLPLVEVKPSQLVDYLQQKKTEGYTAIGVEQTAKSFDLTEYCFPEKSLLLLGNEHEGIPANLIHHLDVCVEIPQQGIIRSLNVHVSGALLIWEYTRQQVIKHKQQK; translated from the exons ATGGAGGTGGTGCTGGCGGACACGCTGCTCGCCCGCGGCGGAGATCCCGGCGCGCTGTTGCGGGCCGTGTGCGCGCCGCTCTCCGCCGATCGCGCGGAGGCGCTGCGCCTCCTGCTCCAGCGCCTGGCCgccggcggggagcggggcgaGGCGGAAGGCGAGGCGCTGCGGCGGGCGGCCTGGGAGGTGGCGCTGGAGCGGTGCCGGCCGCTGCTGCGCCtcggggagggggcggcgggcggcgcggaGCGGCTGCGGCTGGgccgggcggcgcggggcgcgcTGCGGCACTGCGTGCAGCTCTGCGGGGCGCCGCTGGCCGCCCGCCTGGCCCGCGACGCGCTGGCCGAGCTCGCGGACGGCGGGCCGGGCGCGGAGGCTGCGGTGGAGGCgctggcggcggcggcgccgcgGCTGGAGGAGCCGGCGCTGGTGGCGCGGTGCGCGGCGGTCGCGCTGGCGCTGGTGCGGGAGGAGGGCGAAGGCGAGGCGGCGGCCGCGCTCGTGGCCGGGCGGCTGCTGCCGGCGCTGGGCGGCAACGGGCTGGCGCTGGGCCGAGTGTGGGACGGGCTGCTGGGCGGCGGGCCGGCGCCGCGGGCCGGGCGGGCGCTGCTGGCGCTGAGCGCGCTGGCCGACGCGCTGCTGCCGCGGGGCCCGGGAGCGGCGCTGGACGCGCGGCTGTGCCCCCGCTTCTGGCGGCTGGTGCAGGAGGGGCTGACCGAGCGGGACGGGCTGTGCCGGAAGAGGGCCCGCTACCTGCTGAAGCGCGCCGTGGACCTCAGCGGCGGCCAGGCCTCCTGCCTGCGCTGCCCTCCGGACGGCCCAGACG aGTCAAGTCTGTTTTGGTGGTCTGCTGAAGAGAATGACAAACTCCTGCAGTTCTGGGAAACTTACATTTTGATCGTGGAAACTTTGGAAGGAAACCAG ATCCATGTCATAAAGCCAGTATTACCAAAACTAAACAGTTTATATGAACTTGctatttcaggaaaagaag ATTGTTGGTTGTTTCACCCATCATGGCACATGTGCATCTATAAAAGAATGTTTGAGAGTGAGAATAAAACACTGACAAAGGAAggagttcttcattttttggaGCTTTATGAAACAAAGCATCTTCCAAATTCGCTTGGTTTTTCAGAG TTTGTTATTGGACCCTTAATGGATGCCCTCTCAGAAAGTTCCCTTTATAGTAG AACCCCAAGTCAGTTAATGGGAGCCTGTCCTCCTTTGGGAATGAGACTGCAGAAATTTTTGGCTACCTATGTGATGCTTcttccagaagaagaaaaag GCAGTTTCCTGTTAAAGTTTATTCAGAAGATGACAAATCGGCATTGGTGTGCTGTTCCCATCTTGTTTCTTTCTATGGCTCTGGCATACATCCCTGCATGTAGAGTACTGGGGACTGATGGACTTCATGCTTTAAG agATGTCCTACAGTGTACCATGATTACACATCAGATTTTGTTGCGTGGAGCTGCTCAGTGCTATCTTCTTCAAACGGCAATGCATTTGACAGATgtg gagaaagtGTCTCTTCCAGAGGTTGCCAGCTTTCTTTTGTCCCTTAGACCAGAGGAGTCCCTAAGGAGAGATACTATGTTATGGATGGAG CTTTGCAGTTGGCTGCAAGAGAATGACAGATGCTTTGGAAAGTCTGTATGCTCTGATTTTGAGCATCAGGAGATATCATCACTATGTCTGTATGTGCGCAGTCTTGTGGGAGAGTACCTTAAGACACCCGCATCTGAAA GAGAAAATTGCTTTATGCCTGACTGGTTTGAAGCTAAGCTTGTTGCAACAATGATTCTGTTGGCTGCTGACGTGGAACAGATGAGGAATAAATCCAG tggaaaaagcaacataaaatgGATTGAACTAGAGGCTTTCTTGAACCCTCTTCTGGATGTCTTGATGAAACTTGGCAGTAATGCTTACATAccaacactgaaaacagataAAAGCCTACAGCTTCTCTTGAAGTTATTGCAGACCCGTTCGTTAAAATGTTCCAATACACAAGATG ATGAGGTGTTGCTTTTTATCTGGAAATCTCTAATTACACCTGTGGAGAGTGTTCTTGAATTTATACTCCGGCGGCTTACTACAAATGAGTTAAGTACG GTTGGTGACCTGGATCGTTGTGATCTATACTTAGCCTTAATTCCAGAGATTGTGAATTTGTGCTTGCAACTCAGCTCAAAAAAGTTAGCAACTGTCAAGAAGTTCATCTCATCCCTGACTAACGCCTCTATTCAAAATTTTCGGGAGACAAATTCTGCAGAG GAGCTGAAGcttaaagaacaaattaaaaaagtaaCTAGCATAGCCTCACTCACGGTAGCTTGTGAGATAGTGGATCGGAAACCTGAAGCACACCTTGAAGATCTGCCTTCTGTGGATGCTCTAAAGAGATTTATTGCCTTTTCCCAATTTAACGAAGTATTAAAGAAACCATCTtacattgaagaaaaaagtgg cttatGTGAGGAAGCATCATCTCAGGGATGGGGAAAAATTGTTGCACGCTATGTACGTGACCAGTGGATCTgcctgcattttgttttaagtaaaCTTCCAGTGTTGGCTCAAGAGTATGAAGAAGGAACTTCAGAACTGTCACTGTCAACTATTGAAAGGTCAAGAGAAATTCTAGAGTCTGCATTGGAAGCCCTAACTATTCTTCCTTCAGACCAAGTTTTACCTGTGTTTGACTGCATGAAAGTCCTTGTTCCCAAG CTTCTGAACTCACTGGAGTCTCTCTGCATAGAAGCATTCGATTTGGCTTGGAAAATCATATCCTCTTTGAGCAATACACAGCTAATATTTTGGTCCAATCTGAAAGCTTTTGTTCGGTTCATCTTTGATAACGAGGTTCTAGCTGTTGCTGCAAGTGCAAAGGGCCAAGCGTATGCCAAGATAAAAGAG ataaTACTCAAGCTCATAGATATGTCCACTACAAAAACTGGAGTCTTCAACATAGTCCTTAGTCATTGTTGTCAATCATGGATACTTCCCACTTTTGATAACAGAAGTGCTGCGAGAAACGCTTTCTTAAATGCTGGGAATTACTGTGAACTTATCACTGAGGGTTGTGTCTTTGGAACTGTATTTAGGAGAGAtcaaag acTTATTCAGGATGTGCATGCCTTCATAGAAAATCTTGGAGAAAAATGTGCAGCAAATGTTGTTACTGAGAG TACAAACCGAGATGATCACTACGTACGGATTTGTGCTATTAAATTTCTGTGCTTGTTGGATGGATCAAATACCTTGCATAAGAGCTTTATGGAAAACATCGTCATCAAACTACTTGAGAAA gATGAACTGGTGTCCAGATCTAGAACACGCTATTATGCTAACTCATTACAGCATAGAATTAAAAACCGGGCATGGCAGATGCTCTTAGTTCTTTTTCCGAAGCTGGATCAG aatttcttGTGTGGAATCCTTGACAAAGTCTTTCAGGCTGGATTTGGTAACAATCAAGCATCTGTGAAGTACTTCATTGAATGGATTATTATCTTGAGTCTACATAAATACCCCCAGTTTCTCAATAAATTCTGGGACTGCTTTTGCTAT gatgaagaaaagcttaaaacaagcatctgtacatttttatcagtgttatCACATTTTGACACCATCCTTCAAAATACCTCTGAAAag AAGCCGGTTCTGAAGAAAGCCCTCCTGGTAGTTCTGCAGTGGTGTTTCAACCATAATTTCAGCGTCCGACTTTATGCACTAGttgcacttaaaaaaatctGGGGTATGTGCAGAATGTTGCATGTGGGAGAATGTGAAGCCCTGACACCAGTTATTGAATCGAGCCTTCAACAAGTGGAAAACATGCATAGCACAGG GAATGCTAGAAGAAACTGGCAGCGAATCCAAgagcatttcttctttgcaaCATTTCATCCACTCGAGGACTATAATCTAGAG ACGATATTTTACACTCTTCCACGCCTGTCAGAAGTTGCTGAGGATGAATGGATCTCGCTCTGTAAATTTGAGAGATTCACTGACATTCCTTTGCCACCAGCGTTTCAGTGGTATCGTTCTCGAACTGAGCTGCTTGATCTAAAACCAAGTGACTGGTCTCAGCAAGACACGG gtTCAAGTTCAGCTGATGCAGACGGCCAAACAGAGTGGACTGATGTTCAGAAAAAGATTATACCCTGGAAAAACAGTACTCCTAGTTTAGACCTGGAAATGGTATTACAGGACCGTGCTGCTAAGCTTGGTAAATCAAACAGCAGACTGATTGTGGTGGCTTCACTTATTGATAAACCTACCAATTTAGGAG GTTTATGTCGTACAAGTGAAATATTTGGGGCATCTGCCCTGGTTGTTGGCAGCCTTCATTATGTACAGGACAAGCAGTTCCAGCATCTGAGtgtttctgcagagcagtggctCCCCCTCGTTGAG GTGAAACCTTCTCAGCTCGTTGATTatttacagcagaagaaaacagaaggctaCACTGCTATTGGTGTGGAGCAGACAGCCAAAAGCTTTGATCTTACAGAATATTGCTTTCCAGAGAAGTCACTGTTACTGCTGGG aAATGAACACGAAGGAATCCCAGCAAACCTGATTCACCACCTGGATGTCTGTGTGGAAATTCCTCAGCAGGGTATTATTCGGTCACTCAATGTTCATGTAAGTGGAGCTCTGCTGATCTGGGAATACACAAGGCAACAAGTGATCAagcacaaacaacaaaaataa
- the LOC110395979 gene encoding cytochrome c oxidase assembly factor 6 homolog — MSAPTMAERKACWAARDEFWRCLDTHTEDAPRCEKLRQAFESLCPQQWVKHFDKRRDFLKYKQKLETEGFHPPETAGKS; from the exons ATGTCGGCCCCCACCATGGCGGAGAGGAAGGCGTGCTGGGCGGCACGCGACGAGTTCTGGCGGTGCCTGGACACGCACACGGAGGACGCGCCGCGGTGCGAGAAGCTGAGGCAGGCCTTCGAGTCCCTGTGCCCGCAGCAGTGG GTTAAACACTTTGACAAAAGaagagactttttaaaatacaaacaaaagctGGAAACAGAAGGGTTTCATCCTCCAGAAACCGCTGGGAAGTCTTAG